TGCCAGTCGTCGTAGCTCCAGCCACTCGTGCCGGCATGCAGCAGCGAGTTGGCGTGCTTGTTAGACGGGAAAATCGAGTCCATACGTCGGCACCAAGGTTCCAATCTCCGGAGGCGTTTTTTCGAGCCACTCCTCGCGGGCCAGCCGCGCCAATCGCAGGGTGTGCGGCCGGTGCATGTCATTGTCCGCGGGAAGATACCCGTTCAATTGCCTGCGCTGAGAGTCGCTGAGCAGGGCGACTCCCGGCCCGACCAGCACCATATCGGCGGTCAAATGGGAGAGCAGATCATCATAGGCGACGATCTGCGACTGGTCTTGCGTGGTCTCGAGAGCCTGACCTGTGAAGCGCGCGAAATGAGCATGCCCGCGGCGCGCAGGAGAGATGACGGCGACGGCATCCCAGCGGCCTAAGAGATTCAGGGCCACGACTTCCAGCGACGAGACCGGCCAGATGGGAATTTCGAGCCCGCGCGCCAGTCCTTTGGCAAAGGCGAGACTGACCCGCAAGCCGGTGAAGGATCCGGGGCCAATGCCGATGGCAATGGCCTTCAGGCGGCTGGGCGTGATGCTCATGTCGCGGAGCATGGTGGTGACTTCATCGGCGAATTTGGCGCGGTCGGAGAAGGTGTTCTCCATCACCAACTGGTCATGATGCACGAGGCCGATGACGGACGGATTGGCGGAGCTTTCGAGACAGAGAATCATGGTGCGCCCCGCTTGACGGCAATCCGCCGCTCGCTGCTGTTGGCGATGGTTTCGATTTCAATCCAGAGTGCGTCGGGCGGCAGCAGGTCGCGCACGCGTTCGGCCCATTCGATCACAAAGACTCCATTGCGGTCAAAGTACTCATCGAAGCCCATAGCTTCAAAGGTGGCCGCGCCCTCGATGCGGTAGAGGTCGGCATGAAAGAAGGGCAGTTTGCCCTTGTATTCGAGCACATAGTTGAAGCTGGGACTGATGACGGCATCACTGACGCCGAGCCCCTTGCCGATGCCCTTGGCAATCACCGTTTTGCCCGCGCCCAAATCGCCGAAGAGCGCGATGACCGTGCCGGGTGTGAGCGAGGCGGCGAAGGCCTCGGCCCAATGCTCGGTTTCGGCGGGGGAGTGGGTGGTGATGATGTCTGACATTGGTTGCAGGATATTTCTTTGTGTTACACGGGCGGGTCTTAGACCCGCCCCTCCGAATGACACGGCATGCCTTTCGAAAGCCCTTCAGTCGCGGGCACGACATGTCGTGCCCCTACGGCGGAGTCTGATCCTCATTTAGATTGTGGCGGCAGACCCGTATCCCCCGGCCCCCGCCTTCGTCGAGGTCCGGGACCTTTCCCCACCCCCCTTTTTATTCCCCCCACTAAAGTAGGGGGAAAAGAGGGAAAGGGGAGCAGAGCAGAACCCCCTTCTGCTTCCCCCTTTTTGCAAAGGGGGAAGGGCAGAGACAAGGGGCTAAAGCCCCTTGCCCTCCCGGCATGTGGGGAACGGCAGAGCCGAATCTTCAGAACGATAGCGCGCCGAAGGCGACGCGGGTGAAGGGGTCACCCCTTCCCTTCCATGATGACGACGGGAAGGATCATTTCCTCTAAGGAGCAGCCGCCGTGGAGGAAGCTGTCTTTGTAGAGGGCGAGGTACTTGTGGTAGTTGGTCGGGTAGACGAAGTAGTAGTTCTCTTTGGCAATGATGTAGCCGATATTGAGGCCGCGCTTGGGGAGGCGGAAACGCTCGGGGCGCGGGACTTCGATGGCTTGACGGGAATCGACTTTCAAGTTACGACCGTGCTTGAAGCGCAGGTTGGTGGAGGCTTCGCGGTCGGAGACGACTTTGGCGCCCTTGGTGGAGCGGATGGAGCCGTGATCGGAGGTGACAATGACCGTCCATTTCTGGCGGGCGAAGGCCTGCAGAATCTGGCGGAGGCTGGAATGCTCGAACCAGGCACGGACGACGCTGCGGTAGCCGGCTTCATGGGGCAGCATTTCACGGATGACGTCACTCTGAGAGCGGCTGTGGCCGAGCATATCCACGAAGTTGAAGACCATCGAGACGAGGCGGTTGTTGAAGTATTGCGGCACCTTTTTGGCGGTGGCGTTGGCTTCTTCGGGGTCGAGGATCTTCACATATTTGGGCTCAGGCTCGACGGTGAGGCCGAGGCGCTGCAACTGTTTGTCCAGAAGCTGGCGTTCGAAGCGGTTGCAGGAGAGTTCGTCATCATCGCTCTTCTTCCAGAGGTCGGGATAGATCTCCTCGATCTCGCCGGGGTAAAGGCCCGAGAACAGCGCATTGCGGCTGTAGGGAGTGGCGGACGGAAGAATGGAGAAATGGAAATCGCGCGTGATGCGGAAGTTGTCATAGAGCAGCGGCTCCATAGCCATCCACTGGTCGGCGCGCAGGCAATCGATGACAAGGAAGAGCACATTTTCCCCGGCGGCGAGGCGGGGCATGACCCACTTCTGGACGACGTCAACGGACATGGGTGGGCCTTCATTGCGGCCCCAGGCCCAGTCCTCATAGTGTTCTTCGACGAATTTGCCGAATTCGATATTGCATTCTTCGCGCTGGCCTTCGAGGGAGTGCTTGAGGCCTTCATCGGGCAGGCGGTCCAGTTCGATTTCCCAGCCGCAGAGACTGGCGTGGATGTCGGCCCACTCGCGCCACGTCGGACCTTCCATCAGCTTGAGGGAGATTTGACGGAACTCGGTGAGGTAATCGCGGGTGGCGATCTTCTGTTCGATGGCGTTGCGCTCGAGAACCTTTTTCAGCGCGACGAGGATCTGCGTGGGGTTGACAGGCTTTGTCAGGTAATCGGTGATCTTGCCGCCGAGGGCCGAATCCATCAGGGCCTCTTCTTCCGACTTGGTGATCATGATCACGGGCAGATCGGGACGCTTATCCTTGATGGCGGCGGCGGTCTCGATGCCGTCCATTCCGGGCATGTGTTCATCCATGAGCACCGCATCGAACGGTTCGGTGATGACGCGGTTGATGGCGTCCTCGCCGTTGGTCACGCCGGTGACGTCATAGCCGTATTGTCCGAGGAACAATACGTGAGCTTCGAGGAGATCGATCTCGTCGTCTGCCCAAAGAATTCGCTTGTTATCTGGCATGATGTCCTTTAGAAGCTATTTCGAAAAAATTAGAAATCAAAAATCAAAAATGAAAAAGTGGAAAATGAAGACGGGCGGGTTGCGGGGTGGCCTATGATTATCGCGTAGCCCTTATCTCCGGACCTTTTCTCATTATTGCCTCGCAGACCTCTATCCCCTACGGCCTTAGTTCGTTACCCCCATCTAACTTCCCCCACCCCCTTCCCGGCCTTCCCCCACTGAAGTAGGGGAAGGGGACCCGTGCAGAACCCCCTTCTGATTCCCCCTTTTCCAAAGGGGGAAGGGCAGATGGAAGACGCACGGCCGTGCGTGGCTATGGTGCGGGGTGCTTTCTTTTTGGGCAAGGTGCAGATCTGTATCCCCTGGCCCGCGCCTTCGTCGAGGTCCAAGGACTTCTCCCACGCCCTTAGCTCATGGTTCTTGTTAGGCGGACCTCTATCCCCCTGCCTTGTTCGTTACCCCCATCTAACTTCCCCCACACTGTGGGGGAAGGACTTGAGCCTGCTGTGGGTGTAGGAACAGAACCCCCTTCTGATTCCCCCTTTTGCAAAGGGGGAAGGGCAGATGGAAGACGCACGGCCGTGCGTGGCTATGGTGCGGGGTGCTTTCTTTTTGGGGAAGGTGCTGATCTCTATCCCCAGCCTTCCCCCAGCGGGGCAGGCCCAAGTCAAAAATAGGCCTGCAGCCGCGACGGTTAGCGCGTGCGGTGCGTCTGCGACGCGATGATGTAATCTATTACGGCCTTGTAAACCTTCATCAGCTCGGGATCGGTGTCTCGCAATGCCCGCAGATGCTTCTGAATGGTGGCCTTGTCGCCGCGGACGGCGGGGCCGGTTTGGGCGGCGGCGGGGCCTAAGGCGGCGACCTGAGAAAGGGTTTCCCGCGCAATGGGCAGCACGGCTTGCAGGGCGCGGGCCTCGGGGACGCCGGTTCTTTTCAGAACATCTACCGCCATGTGCAGGTCGGCGGCGACAAAACCGCAGGCCAGGACGGCGGACAGGTGGTAGAGCACCCGGTCCTCTCCGGAAACCTTGAGCGGTTTCCCGCCCAGCAGGCGGGTCAGCTTGTTGGCGGCGAGGATGCCTTTGCGGTTGCCGTCGGTGCCGAAGGTCACGCCGGCGAGGGTGACGGTTTGGGCGCGGCGGGGAAAGGTCTGGTACGGATGCCAGGCGGCAATTCCCGCGCCGAGCGACGCCAGCGGCTGCAAGACCTCGGCTCCGATGGAGCCTGCGGTGTGCAAAACGGCAAGCTTGGGCCACGGCAAGGGCAGGCGGGCCAACTCTTCAGCCAAAAGGGCGAGTTGGCCCTCCTTGACGGCAAGGATAATAACTCCGTGTTCTTGCTGAAGTTGTTTGGTCTTCCTCAGATGCCTAACTTTTAACGCTTTAGAGAGCCTTTGCTCTCCCGCACGCCCTCTGCTTACAAGGGTTAGCTGACGGCAGCCTGCCGCGCAGAGGGCCCGGGACAGGCCGGAGCCTACCGCGCCGAGTCCGATGATGGTGATTGGCCCGGTGGCCATGGAAGTTGCATACAGCGGCATATTGCAAAGTTACAATGAACGGTTCGCAAATGCAAGCAATTTGTTATGTTTGAAGGGCATTTGAGAGGCGGTTTCCTTGACAATCCCCGGAGGAATCGTTACTTTTAAGGATTAATTTGGCAGGGCTAAGCCCTGCACCTGTATCCGCCTGCGGCGGGGGGACAACGCGGGAATACCGCGTGGTCCCACTCCCTGTATCACCCTTAAATCCTTCCCCCACAGCCTGTCCTGAACACCGTGAAGGATGGGGGAAGTTAGATGGGGGTGGGAAAGGCAGCCCGAATTAGTCGCTTCATCAGATCTGCCTCTTGATTTTCGATGCATCAAAGGAGTTTGCAATGGCATTAGGACGAGTGTTAGAGCTTTCGTGCCGGCTGAATGTATATATCCGCCAGCCGGGCGGGCATGTGAAGGCGATGAGCGCGGACGGCTGGGGCTTCAGCCAGATCACGGGCCGCAAGTGCCTCGTCGCGCGGGACGGCCATTCGATGGTGGTGCATGTGATCGGCCACGTAGTGCGCCGCGGCATGGTGACCCCCGAGGAACTCGCACTGTTGAACCGCGTCAAGGTCGTTGAAGAGAGCATCACCTCCTCCGGCCGCAGCGAATGGGATTTCTTCATCGAGGAAGTGGATGATGAAACGGCGTCGCGGGTGCTGCGGGGGCCGATCATTGAACCGAGTTCGGTTGTGGGCGGGGGGGTTAGGCTCTAAATCGTAAACCAAAAATAAAAAACGAAAAATGGCAGAGCCGGACGATCAACTCCATAGCATGGTGGACGATCCCCCCAAAGCCAAACGGGACTTGTCTGCACGTACGCGTGCGTTTGCCCTGAGGATCATTCGTCTGTACCAAGCGGTCCCCCAGAGCGGGTTAGGGCGAGTAATCGGCATGCAGTTATTGAGATCTGGAACATCTGTCGGCGCTCATGTAGCGGAATCCAGCCATGCCAAATCTCGCGCAGACTTCACCAACAAAATAGACGGTGCCATGCAGGAACTTGCAGAGACCGTGTACTGGATGCATTTGTTGGCGGATTCGGATACGGTCAAGCCCGAAAAATTAACCGCATTGCAGGCCGAGTCCCGCGAGCTAATGGCAATCTTTGTTTCGATGGTCAAAAAGACCCGTGCGGTTTAGCGGGTTCTTCTTTTTGATTTCTAATTTCTGGTTTTTTGACTTTTTTGCTTCACCAACAACTATGCGGGACTCATGAAAGGTGTTATCCTCGCGGGTGGTCTTGGCACCCGACTGTTGCCCTTGACCAAGATTACCAACAAGCACTTGCTGGCGATTTACAATCAGCCGATGATTTATTACCCGATCCAGACACTGGTGCGGGCGGGGATCGATGAGATCGTGCTGGTGACCGGCGGCCATTATGCCGGAGATTTTCTGAATCTGCTGGGCAACGGCAAGGACTTCGGTCTGCGCTATATCAACTATGCCTATCAGGAAGGCGAAGGCGGCATTGCCGACGCGCTGCGCCTGGCGCGCGTGTTTACGGGGAAGGATAAGGTGGCGGTGATTCTCGGCGACAATATTCTCGAGAAGGATATCACGGCCCACGTGCAGAAGTTCAATCAGCAGGAAGGGGCGAAGATTCTGCTGAAGGAAGTGCCGGATCCCGAGCGGTTCGGTGTGGCGGAAGTGGATTCCACGGGCCGCGTGGTGAGCATTGTGGAGAAGCCCAAGAAGCCGAAGTCGAACCTGGCGGTGATCGGAGTCTACCTGTATGACGCACAGGTGTGGGACATTATCACCACCCTGCGGCCTTCCGAGCGCGGCGAACTGGAAATCACCGACGTGAATAATGCGTACCTGCGGATGGGCAAGCTGACCGCCGATGTGATCGACGGCTGGTGGACGGACGCGGGAACGTTCCCGTCGCTCTACCGCGCGTCGCGACTGGTGGCGGAAAAGGTGGATCCGAAGCTGAAGGACCACTGGTTTTAGAATGAGGGATGAAGGCGGACGGTGAGACTTGAGACCAGAGACTTGAGACTTGAATTTGGGTCTTTCGCTTTGTTGGTTTGCAGGCCGTAACCCCTTCCGATTGTGTCCGCAGACTTCTATCCCCCGGCCTCGCCTTCGGCGGGGTCGAAGAACTTTTCTTGCCCCCTTGTATTTTTCCGACTAATGTAGGGGAAAAGAGGGAAAAAGGGGAATTAAGATTAAATCGGAATTTGTGGGATGCACATGAAAGTGCGCGATGTCATCAAGCTCATCGAATCCGACGGCTGGTATCTGGTGGCGACACGTGGAGATCACCGCCAGTACAAGCATTCGAGAAAGCCCGGCCGTGTGACGGTGGCTGGCCGGTTGAGTTTTGACCTTGCGCCGGGAACATTCAACAGCATCTTGAAACAGGCTAAGCTAAAGGGCTCCCGATGAGTTCGCGCCAGTATTTGATTGTGATTGAAAAGGCGGATGGAAACTACTCCGCTTATTCGCCGGATCTGCCGGGGTGCGTGGCTGTCGGCAAGACCCGGGAGCAGACCGAAGCGAAGATGCAGACGGCGATTCAGATGCACATCGAAGGGCTCCTTGAAGATCACCTGCGGATTCCCGCCCCGCATTCCAGCGCGGAGTATGTGCAACTGACTATTCCGGCGCGCGCAAAGGAAACTCCCAGCAAATCGGGTCCTCGCAGTGCGGGCATTAAGAAAATGTGATTCCCGGGGTGGATGCTTTGTTTTCGCATATTCGGCCTTTCAGTATTTGCTTTTAACGGAGAGACCGCATGAATGGCAACGACCGTTTTCTGCAATTGTTCTGGGGACTGGTGGCGGTGGCGGTGGGATTTGTGCTGACCGGGCTGCTGGTGTCGGGAGCGCTGCGGGCGATCAAGCGGGCGAACGACAATATCACCGTGACCGGCTCGGCACGGCGGACCGTGCGTTCCGACTATGTGGAGTGGAACGGCAACTACGCGGTCAACGACATGAGCATGCAGCACGGCTATGAGACGATCACGCGCAACCAGCAGCGGATCCGGCAGTGGCTGAACTCCCGCCGTATCTCCGACAGCCTGATTGTCTTTTCCGGTGTGCACACGCGGGATATGACGCGAAGCAAGCGGAATGCGCAGGGGGAGTATGTCGAAGAGTTTATCGGCTACCAGCTCACGCAGTCCTTTCAGGTGCACAGCACACAGGTGGATTCGATTGAAGCGATTGCGCGGGACATCAGCCAGCTTACGGCGGAGAGCCTGCCGGTGAATTCCGATCCACCGCAGTTCTACTTTACGGCACTGGCTCCGATGCGGATGGAGATGCTGTCCGAAGCGACAAAGGATGCGCGAACCCGGGCCGAGCAGATTGCCGGCAGCGCGGGCGGCAGGGTGCGCAGCCTGCGCAATGCGCGGCAGGGAGTGTTTCAGGTAACCGCGCCGAACTCCCGCGAAGTACGCGATTATGGCATCTACGATACCTCGACGATCGAGAAGGACATCACTGCGGTGGTGTCGGTGACGTTTTCGGTGAACTGAGACAGGTTTCAAGCGGGCGGGCCGGTCTTAGACGGCCCCTACGACGGACACGGCAGGCCGTGTCCCTACCACACAAGATGACTTCGATTATCTGACCTGAGGATAGGCTCATGAAGTTCCGTTCCGTGCTCATCATGGTTGCGCTGTTGGCCTTTGCGTTTATGGCGGCGGCGGAAAGCACTTACACCAAGGCGAACTGGGACAAGGCTATGAAAGAGTTGGCTCCCGACGCCGATCTGCTGAAGTTGTATCAGGACTGGTGTTCCCAAGCTCCGGATCCGGAACTGGTGCGGCGCATTCAGGGAGACTGGTTCGGGGTGGACAGCGCCGGGATGGTGGACTTTTTCAAGGCGCAGTACGAGAAGAATCCGAACAGCGCGAAGTGGCTGTACTTCTATGGCCGTTATGGCACCAACGCACAGAAGCTGGACCTTGGCCGCAAAGCGATCTCCGCAGATCCGAAGTTTCCATACGGATACCGGCTGGTGGCTGCGACCTATAAGCCGCTGTTCGAACGGAGCGCCACGCCGAAGGACCAGAGCAGTTTGAGCGCCGAACTGCCGAAGGATGCGGCGGTTTTTGAAGGGTGGGCAACGCTTGCTCCCAAGGAAGCGATTGCTCAGTCGACGCTGTTCGAATACCTGATTTACAGCAAGAAGACGGATCAGGCCGCGGCGTTGCTGGCGCAGGCGAAGAAGGATAGCGCCAACTGGGCCGACGGTGGCAGCGAGCGGATTCTGAAGGCCGCGCAAGGGGATTTCGACGCGGTGGCGGCGTCGGCCATGAAGGACGCGAACGACATGGTAGGCGAAGGGCAAATCACTTCTGCCGATCAGCACGGCGCGGCGCGCGATCTGTATTTGGAAGCGGTGCGGACGGCGGGCAACTATCAGAAGTTGCAGGAGCGGATTATCGTCAGTTCCAATGGTGAGGATTTTGCTCCCGAAGTGCGGTATACGCTGGCGGGCGACGCGGTGCGATTCGGCCATCCGCAGGATGCTCTGGGCGATCTGAACAGCGCGTTGGAGGCTGGGTTTGCCGATGTGGAGCGGCTGAAGAACGATCCGACGTTCGAGTCTTTGCACACGGATGCGGCCTGGAAGGATCTGATGGCCAAGGCCGAAGCCGCTGCCAAGACCAACGCGGGCAAGGTGCGGGACGACGTGCGGAAGGGAAAGACCACCAAGGACGCGCCGGACTGGACGCTGACGGATGCGTCGGGCAAGACGGTGAAGCTTTCCGATCTGCATGGGCAGGTGGTGTTGCTGGATTTCTGGGCGACGTGGTGCAATCCCTGCCGGATGGCGATGCCGGTGATCAACAGATATGTCAAGACCCAGATGCCGAAGCAGGGTGTGCGGGTGTTTTCGATCAACACTTGGGAACGCGGACCGCAGCAGAAGCCGCGCATTTTCTTCGCCAAGACGGGCTATGCGATGGAGTTGCTGTTCGGCAACGAGGACGTGGCCAAGGCCTATGGGGTGAAGGGGATTCCCTATCTGTGCGCGATTGACAAGAACGGCAAGATTCGTTACGAGGAACTCGGTTATTCCGACGATCTGGGGCAGAAGCTGCCGTTGTGGGTGGAAGATTTGATGCAGGAAGGGCGGTGAAGAAAGGATGAAGGATGAAGACTTCTCCTTGCTGGCTTTGATTTTCTGAATTTTCGGTTTTTGCTTTTTGAAATTTTTTTGGGAGGGCTCCGCCATGCGATTCTGGATTCTTGCACTGCTGCCGGTGGTGCTATTCTTAGGTTGCCAGGACAAGGCGACACCGGTTCACGGTGATCCGCCGGAACCGCCGGCGCACGGCCATGTGCCCAATGCGCCGGACAGTGTAAAGGCGAGTACCTATGTGGGTTTTGGTGTGGTTGTGAGATGGTCGGACAACAGTCTGGACGAGACCAAGTTTGTCCTCGAACACGGGCGCAGAAGCTTCACCATGCAGCACGATACCCTGGTGGCCAACACGGCCATGTACTGGGATTCGCTGCGGCTGGCGGAAGGCGACTATGCCTACCGCGTGCGCGCGGGCAATGACTCCGGCTGGTCTGCCTGGTCGGAAACGTTGTTTGTCAGTTACCGTCTGAAATCGGACGGGCTGATTCCGCTGCGCGAGGGCAACTGGTGGGAGTTCAGCGCGGACAGCGGCCAGACCCATTACACTTACCGCCATGCGGTGAGCGCATTCCGGTTGATCGGCCTCGATGACTATTACCTGCTGACGGCGAGCATCGCGGATACTCTGGCGGCGGATTCGATTTACTATTTGCGGAATTGCGCGACCGGCGTCACGCAACTTGCCTTTCCATCGGACAGCGGCGCGCATGCGGATACGCTGTTCCGCTACCCGAATATCCATTCGGGCGACCATTACCTGTACCGGGAAGACAGCATTGTGGTGCTGAATCCTCCTCCGGGGATTGCGAAGATTGTCGGCGACACCACCTTTACCGGGGTGATCAGCTACCAGCGGTTCTTGAATCACGACCGCAGCCATTCCATCCGTTACTACCTTGTGCCGCAGCGCGTGGGGCTGGTGCGGGAGGAAGAGATTCGCTCGGGTGACATTATTGCCCACCACGATATTGTGACCTACCACGTGGAAAACTAAGCGGCAGGCGTCCCGCTGACCGGCATTTTACAGGGAGACACATCATGCGATACGGACTGCTTTTTCTGCTCCCGCTACTTCTAATTCTGGCATGCAAGGACAAGGTCACCGATCCGGGAGACGGCGGCGGTGGCGGCGGGGAGAATCCCCTGACCTCGTCGCGCGGGCTGATGCCGCTGGCGGTGGGCAACTGGTGGGATTACCGGTACTCCACCAGCGCGGACACGGTGGTTGATTTTCGCCGCATGGTCCGCGCCAAACGCACGCTGAACCAATCGGAGTACTATGTGCTGGTGGACAGCACCATCGGCGGCGCGGTGGACACGGTGGGGTATATGCGCAACGATCATGACGGCGGCGTGATGATGCTGAATTTCCCGGCGGACAGCAGCACCGTGGAAGACACGCTCTTCAAGTACCCCCATGTCAACTCGGGGAACTACTACCATTTCAACCAGGATTGCGTGCTGGTGCTGTACGATTTCCCGGGCGGTCCCTGGTCCCACAATGGCAGCCTGATCCACGCGATGGTGTACCAGCAGTTTGCGATTTCATTACCGGGGCATTCCCGCACCTTTGTGCTGCGGGAGGACAGCCTGGGCATTTTGTCGCAGACGAGCGGCGGTCCGGCGAATCGCTCCTTTGCACTGGTGGCGTACCGCGTGGTGATGTAGTTTTGCAGGCAAGCCCTGATGTCCGCGATACCTTCGGTTTCGTAAAACAGCCTTCGAAATTTGACCTTGCCGGGATTACCCGGGCAACGTCGAAGGATACCACCTTTTATGGCAGCACATTCCCCGGTTGGATCATCGGAGGTCCGCAGGCCGCCCGCGCTTGAGGCGGCGGCTCCGAAAACGCTGTTCGGTTTCGTGCACGGCTACTGGATGCTGTGCGGGATGGAGATGTGGGAACGGATGGCGTACTTCTGCGTGCGCAGTGTCGTCGCCGTATATATATTGCAGGCGGATGATCCGGGCGGGCTGCACTTTACCGCGGCGCAGAAGGGGACGATCTTTGCGTGGTGGTTCGTGTTTCAGTCGGTGCTGCCGATGTTCACCGGAGGCTATGCCGACCGCTACGGCTACAAGAAGACCATTGCCTTTGCAGTAACGATGAACATTCTGGGCTATCTGATGATGGCCTATTTACGCACGTTTGCGGGGTTCTTCGGTGGCGTGCTGGTGCTGGCTTCGGGAACGGCATTTTTCAAACCCGGTTTACAAGGGTCTCTGGCGCAAAATCTCTCCAAGTCCAACTCTTCGGTCGGATGGGGGATTTTTTATTGGATTGTGAACGTGGGCTCGGCGGTGGCGCATCCACTGGCGGGTTTTCTGCTGAAGATCGACTGGAAATGGGTGTTTATCTCCTCGGCGGTGTTCACCGCGCTGAATTACCTGATGCTGTTCACCTTCAAGGATTTTGCCAGCGGGGCGAACAAGACGGAAAATCCCTTGCAGGTATTCGCGCGCACGATGACGAACATTTTCGAGCCGCGGCTGATCAGTTGGCTGCTCATCATGTCGGGTTTCTGGCTGATGATGTACCAGCTCTGGGATCTGCATCCCAATTTCATTACGGACTGGGTGGACAGTTCGGGCGTGGCGTCGGCGCTGTCTCTGCCGGCATTCATGACGAAGATGACCGACCGCGGCCTGCAGGTGATGCAGCAAAATATGCTCTTTTTGAATTCGCTGCTGATCGTGGCGCTGATGATTCCGGTGTCGTGGGCGGTGCGGCGGTTGCGCACGCTGTCGGCGATGGTGATCGGCATGTCGGTGGCGACCTGCGGGATTTTGCTGGCGGGCCTGACGGGCAGCGGCTGGGTGTTCCTGGGCGGCGTGGTGTTTTTCTCTCTGGGAGAGATGCTGACCGGGCCAAAAAAGAGCGAATACCTTGGGCTGATTGCTCCGGCGGGCAAGAAGGGATTGTACCTGGGGTATGTGAATATTCCCGTGGGGCTCGGTGGATTTGTGGGCTCAAAGATGGCGGGGTATCTTTACGGGCACTTCGGCGAGAAGGCGGTGCTGGCGCAGAAGTATCTGCTGGAGCACACGCCGCTGGGGCAAGGCAAGGTGTGGAACGGCGATCCGGAGGCCCTGACGAATCTGCTGGGCGTGCCGCGCACGGAGGCGATGGCGAAACTGCAGGAGACCATCGGCCAGGATGCGACGCGGACTACGGAACTGTTGTGGAACACCTATTCACCGCACCTGTATGTCTGGCTGCCTTTTGCCGCGGTGGGAGTGGTGTCGGTAGTTGCATTGCTTATCTTCAATCGCATGGCGACTCGCTGGTCGGACATGAACGCTTAAACGGCTCTGGTTATGAAATGCTGGCTTTTGATTTTGCTTCCGCTGCTGTTTTTCGGCTGCGATGACCGGGTGACGAGTGCGCCGGGGGACACCGGCGGGGAGCCTATGGTGAC
This genomic stretch from bacterium harbors:
- the tsaB gene encoding tRNA (adenosine(37)-N6)-threonylcarbamoyltransferase complex dimerization subunit type 1 TsaB, which produces MILCLESSANPSVIGLVHHDQLVMENTFSDRAKFADEVTTMLRDMSITPSRLKAIAIGIGPGSFTGLRVSLAFAKGLARGLEIPIWPVSSLEVVALNLLGRWDAVAVISPARRGHAHFARFTGQALETTQDQSQIVAYDDLLSHLTADMVLVGPGVALLSDSQRRQLNGYLPADNDMHRPHTLRLARLAREEWLEKTPPEIGTLVPTYGLDFPV
- a CDS encoding four helix bundle protein, translating into MAEPDDQLHSMVDDPPKAKRDLSARTRAFALRIIRLYQAVPQSGLGRVIGMQLLRSGTSVGAHVAESSHAKSRADFTNKIDGAMQELAETVYWMHLLADSDTVKPEKLTALQAESRELMAIFVSMVKKTRAV
- a CDS encoding Rossmann-like and DUF2520 domain-containing protein; translation: MPLYATSMATGPITIIGLGAVGSGLSRALCAAGCRQLTLVSRGRAGEQRLSKALKVRHLRKTKQLQQEHGVIILAVKEGQLALLAEELARLPLPWPKLAVLHTAGSIGAEVLQPLASLGAGIAAWHPYQTFPRRAQTVTLAGVTFGTDGNRKGILAANKLTRLLGGKPLKVSGEDRVLYHLSAVLACGFVAADLHMAVDVLKRTGVPEARALQAVLPIARETLSQVAALGPAAAQTGPAVRGDKATIQKHLRALRDTDPELMKVYKAVIDYIIASQTHRTR
- a CDS encoding response regulator translates to MPDNKRILWADDEIDLLEAHVLFLGQYGYDVTGVTNGEDAINRVITEPFDAVLMDEHMPGMDGIETAAAIKDKRPDLPVIMITKSEEEALMDSALGGKITDYLTKPVNPTQILVALKKVLERNAIEQKIATRDYLTEFRQISLKLMEGPTWREWADIHASLCGWEIELDRLPDEGLKHSLEGQREECNIEFGKFVEEHYEDWAWGRNEGPPMSVDVVQKWVMPRLAAGENVLFLVIDCLRADQWMAMEPLLYDNFRITRDFHFSILPSATPYSRNALFSGLYPGEIEEIYPDLWKKSDDDELSCNRFERQLLDKQLQRLGLTVEPEPKYVKILDPEEANATAKKVPQYFNNRLVSMVFNFVDMLGHSRSQSDVIREMLPHEAGYRSVVRAWFEHSSLRQILQAFARQKWTVIVTSDHGSIRSTKGAKVVSDREASTNLRFKHGRNLKVDSRQAIEVPRPERFRLPKRGLNIGYIIAKENYYFVYPTNYHKYLALYKDSFLHGGCSLEEMILPVVIMEGKG
- a CDS encoding type II toxin-antitoxin system HicB family antitoxin, translating into MSSRQYLIVIEKADGNYSAYSPDLPGCVAVGKTREQTEAKMQTAIQMHIEGLLEDHLRIPAPHSSAEYVQLTIPARAKETPSKSGPRSAGIKKM
- a CDS encoding SIMPL domain-containing protein (The SIMPL domain is named for its presence in mouse protein SIMPL (signalling molecule that associates with mouse pelle-like kinase). Bacterial member BP26, from Brucella, was shown to assemble into a channel-like structure, while YggE from E. coli has been associated with resistance to oxidative stress.), coding for MNGNDRFLQLFWGLVAVAVGFVLTGLLVSGALRAIKRANDNITVTGSARRTVRSDYVEWNGNYAVNDMSMQHGYETITRNQQRIRQWLNSRRISDSLIVFSGVHTRDMTRSKRNAQGEYVEEFIGYQLTQSFQVHSTQVDSIEAIARDISQLTAESLPVNSDPPQFYFTALAPMRMEMLSEATKDARTRAEQIAGSAGGRVRSLRNARQGVFQVTAPNSREVRDYGIYDTSTIEKDITAVVSVTFSVN
- a CDS encoding sugar phosphate nucleotidyltransferase — translated: MKGVILAGGLGTRLLPLTKITNKHLLAIYNQPMIYYPIQTLVRAGIDEIVLVTGGHYAGDFLNLLGNGKDFGLRYINYAYQEGEGGIADALRLARVFTGKDKVAVILGDNILEKDITAHVQKFNQQEGAKILLKEVPDPERFGVAEVDSTGRVVSIVEKPKKPKSNLAVIGVYLYDAQVWDIITTLRPSERGELEITDVNNAYLRMGKLTADVIDGWWTDAGTFPSLYRASRLVAEKVDPKLKDHWF
- the tsaE gene encoding tRNA (adenosine(37)-N6)-threonylcarbamoyltransferase complex ATPase subunit type 1 TsaE; this translates as MSDIITTHSPAETEHWAEAFAASLTPGTVIALFGDLGAGKTVIAKGIGKGLGVSDAVISPSFNYVLEYKGKLPFFHADLYRIEGAATFEAMGFDEYFDRNGVFVIEWAERVRDLLPPDALWIEIETIANSSERRIAVKRGAP
- a CDS encoding type II toxin-antitoxin system HicA family toxin; the protein is MKVRDVIKLIESDGWYLVATRGDHRQYKHSRKPGRVTVAGRLSFDLAPGTFNSILKQAKLKGSR